A portion of the Manihot esculenta cultivar AM560-2 chromosome 2, M.esculenta_v8, whole genome shotgun sequence genome contains these proteins:
- the LOC110609882 gene encoding root phototropism protein 2, with the protein MATPLRSNSRLSIAMERTGQWVFSQEIPTDVVVEVGEASFALHKFMLVAKSNYIRKLIMESTEPDLTRINLSEIPGGPEMFEKAAKFCYGVNFEITVHNVAALRCASEYLQMTDLYCDNNLSGRTEDFLAQVALSSLSGAIVVLKSCEDLLPMAEDLKILQRCADVISVKACNEANFPSRSPPNWWTEELSILDVEFVGKIISAMKKRGAKALTLASALITYTERNLRDLVRDHSGQAKSMDPDDSDIRSCQRELLQSIVSLLPSEKAAFPINFLCCLLRSAIFLKASNSCKNELEKRISAILEHVTVDDLLVLSFTYDGERLFDLESVRRIISGFVEKEKTMAVFSGGDFKDTCSTGMQRVAKTVDAYLGEIATYGELGISKFNGIAILVPKGARKVDDDLYRAIDIYLKAHPNLDEIEREKVCSVMDTLKLSHEARLHASQNKRLPVQIVLHALYYDQLKLRSGMDERSTPEAGVGNTRNQLQATDVSLIRENEALRSELMKMKLVISDMQKNNSNQGTSGKGGPRKPTFFSSMSKTLGKLNPFKHGSKDTSNIDDNVGVDISKPRRRRFSVS; encoded by the exons ATGGCTACCCCTCTCAGAAGCAACAGCAGACTCTCCATTGCCATGGAGAGAACAGGTCAATG GGTGTTTTCTCAAGAAATTCCAACAGATGTTGTGGTTGAAGTTGGAGAAGCCAGCTTCGCTCTTCACAAG TTCATGCTTGTGGCAAAGAGCAACTACATAAGGAAACTGATAATGGAATCGACAGAACCAGACCTTACAAGAATCAATCTCTCTGAGATACCTGGAGGCCCTGAAATGTTTGAGAAAGCTGCAAAATTCTGCTATGGGGTCAACTTCGAAATCACTGTTCATAATGTTGCTGCTCTTCGCTGTGCTTCTGAATATCTCCAGATGACTGATTTATACTGCGACAATAACCTCTCTGGTCGTACAGAAGATTTCCTTGCTCAGGTTGCCTTGTCTAGCCTCTCCGGTGCTATTGTCGTCTTGAAATCTTGCGAAGATCTCCTTCCCATGGCTGAAGATCTCAAAATTCTTCAGAGATGTGCAGATGTTATCAGCGTTAAG GCCTGTAACGAGGCAAACTTTCCAAGCCGGTCGCCTCCCAACTGGTGGACGGAGGAGCTCTCGATTTTAGATGTAGAATTTGTGGGGAAGATTATTTCTGCAATGAAGAAACGGGGAGCTAAAGCACTAACCCTAGCGAGTGCTCTCATAACTTACACGGAGAGAAATCTTCGAGATCTGGTTCGAGATCATTCTGGGCAAGCCAAGTCCATGGATCCTGACGACTCCGACATCAGGAGCTGCCAACGGGAGCTTCTACAATCAATAGTCTCTCTCTTGCCTTCTGAAAAAGCTGCTTTCCCGATCAACTTTCTCTGCTGCCTTCTCCGGTCTGCCATCTTCCTCAAAGCCTCCAACTCCTGCAAGAACGAGCTAGAGAAACGAATCTCTGCAATACTAGAGCACGTTACAGTGGACGATCTTCTGGTCTTGTCTTTCACTTACGATGGCGAGAGACTCTTTGATCTAGAGAGCGTGAGGAGGATCATATCTGGGTTCGTGGAGAAGGAGAAGACCATGGCTGTCTTCAGCGGTGGCGATTTCAAGGATACTTGTTCTACGGGGATGCAAAGAGTTGCAAAGACCGTAGACGCCTATCTCGGCGAGATTGCCACCTATGGAGAACTCGGTATCTCCAAATTCAATGGAATCGCCATTCTAGTTCCCAAAGGAGCTAGGAAAGTCGATGATGATCTCTACCGTGCCATTGACATCTATCTGAAG GCCCATCCGAACCTTGACGAGATAGAGCGAGAGAAGGTGTGCAGTGTAATGGACACGTTAAAGCTTTCCCACGAAGCTCGACTTCATGCCTCACAAAACAAACGATTGCCTGTACAGATTGTTTTGCATGCGTTATACTATGATCAGCTGAAGCTAAGAAGTGGGATGGACGAACGCAGCACGCCAGAAGCTGGCGTTGGCAATACAAGGAATCAATTGCAGGCGACGGATGTGTCTCTGATCAGAGAGAACGAGGCTTTGAGATCGGAGCTCATGAAGATGAAGCTTGTCATATCGGATATGCAGAAGAACAACAGCAATCAAGGGACTTCCGGGAAGGGTGGTCCTCGGAAGCccaccttcttctcatcaatgTCCAAGACATTAGGAAAGTTGAATCCTTTCAAACATGGATCTAAGGATACTTCTAACATTGATGATAATGTTGGTGTTGACATTTCCaagccaagaagaagaaggttctCCGTTTCTTGA
- the LOC110608929 gene encoding uncharacterized protein LOC110608929, whose product MLPIPFPHRFQKVKLDAQFGKLLEMIKSLYMNIPFTKSLSQMPLYDKFIKEILSKKRKLEEFEIVSLIKQLGAIFQHKLPSKLKDPDSFSIPCDIGDFHIDRALYDLGVALRTPIILGRPFLVTIGATIGVKNGKLVLQVGEEQVIFNLFDTSTKPDVIYSCFRIDVTKGCEKDDVEVLYKTNLVILHTEDELVHDLAPSSLEDKIAALKIKSKPPSSKDQ is encoded by the exons ATGCTTCCAATACCTTTTCCTCATAGATTTCAGAAAGTTAAATTGGATGCTCAATTTGGAAAGTTATTGGAGATGATCAAATCTCTTTACATGAATATTCCTTTTACTAAATCCCTTTCTCAAATGCCTTTATATGACAAGTTTATAAAGGAGATACTATCCAAAAAGAGAAAGCttgaagagtttgaaatagTGTCACTAATTAAACAGTTAGGTGCAATCTTTCAACATAAGCTCCCTTCTAAGCTTAAAGATCCTGATAGTTTTTCTATCCCATGTGACATTGGCGATTTTCATATTGATAGAGCTCTTTATGACCTTGGTGTAGC ATTGAGAACACCCATTATtcttggaagaccattcttgGTCACTATTGGAGCCACTATAGGTGTGAAGAATGGAAAGTTAGTATTGCAAGTCGGGGAAGAGCAagttatttttaacttgtttgaTACTTCTACAAAACCAGATGTAATATATTCTTGTTTTCGAATTGATGTGACAAAAGGATGTGAAAAAGATGATGTTGAAGTACTTTACAAAACAAATCTAGTCATTCTTCACACTGAAGATGAACTAGTACATGATCTAGCTCCATCATCTCTCGAGGATAAAATTGCGGCTCTAAAGATTAAATCTAAGCCTCCCTCATCCAAAGATCAGTAG